Part of the candidate division KSB1 bacterium genome, TTAATTGTGAACCCGAACATGTACATGCACTAATATCACTATCAGCTGATCAATCAATTAGCAAAGCGCTACAATTATTAAAAGGTGAATCATCGCACTGGATTAATGATAATAAATTAGCAGAAACAAAATTTGGTTGGCAAGATGAATACTTTGCCGTATCTGTGAGCGAGTCACAAATTGAGAAAATTATCACAACTATTAGAAATCAAGAAGAACATCACAAAAGAAAAAGTTATATCGAGGAATGCGATGAGTTTTTTAAGAAATATGGTTTTGATAATATCAAGCAGATGAGTTTGGGCTAAAGCCCGTTTTTAGGTTTGCTTTAAAGCTCCGGCATAAATGCCGGAGTTATTATGAAAAAAGAGAATAAAAAATTTGATGCGGTAAAAATGATGCGGGAGATTAGAGACAAATTGCACGAAGAATACGAAAAAGATCCCGGCAAAAGAAAAAGAGATTTAAAAAGCGTCCGCAGAAAATATATGAAAAGAAAAACTGAATTAGTTTGAAATTTAATTCGTAGTAGGTTTTGAAAACTTGTCCAGATGTTTTTATCGGGATTCAGGTCTAATAAATAGTGTGGCAGTTTGTGCAATTTATGTCCATTGAACATATTGTTAGTGGTTACGGCAAAAAACGAGTTCTCTTTGATATTTCATTCGGATGACATCCCAATTCATATTGTTTGTGGTTGGCCGGAAATAAAATAGCGGTCATTACAGTATATATCCCAAAGAAGCCAAAATTTGTTAATCCTTGGAAAAGAGGAAAGCATTAAAATGAGCAAGACTAAATGTCATTATTGTGGGAGTGAGCAATATGAGGAGCGTCGTATTGAGTATTTATATAGTCATAAGGGTAAATACTTGCTCGTTCCCAATACACCCGTGGAATTCTGTCTTGATTGTGGTATGATTTACTACGACGCAGTTGTCTTGAAAGAGATTGAAAAGCAGTTCTTCGCTATTCACAATAATTCCGAGGAGCCTGACCAATATATTGAAATGCCTACGAAAGCATATGCTCATTGACGTGATGAATTCATAAACCTCAACGATACGAGGACACGAAAACAAGAAGAAAATAAGCGTAGAGTATTTCCTTCCCCACAACCATTTTTTCACTTCTAAAAATTTCCCTTGACATTTACCTCTTAGTTGTGCAATATATTTGCCATCACAGATTCTGCTTTTTTAAGCCGCACTGGAAGGAGTATCATTTATGAGCCTTAAAAAACAATCCCGGCGGGAATTTCTCAGTACTTCCGGCTCAATAATCGGCAGTTCCACGCTTGCACTGGCGGCGCGATAAGCTGCGTCATTTGGTATGTGGTCGGCTACATGAAATATCAATCCTTTTCCAACTGGATTGGCGGCATATGGCCAGCGATCTTTGGAGCTGCAGTTTCATTGGTTTTGATTGTCGTTGTAAGCAGATTAACTTCACCCACGCCCAAAGATGTGAAGGAACTATTCTTTGAGTGAGTTTTCACAAAGAGAAAATTTAAATTTCTTTCATACCTGGTTATAGATAGATATGATATTATTTCTTTTAAATTTTAGAATGATTGAAACCTCCAAATCAATCATTGTCTTTACAATACTTTTTTAAATCCTTTTACAGCGTCAAATATACTAATAATCATCTTCAAATTATTTTTTTACTTCTAATATTTTTCCCATGACATAATGTATGAAGAATTCTTTTTAGTTTTTGAGATGGAAGGTGTTAGTTCGCTTGAATATGGAAAATGGACGGATTTTATTGTACTTATTGATAATCCTTTGGAAGATATTAAAAATATGTGCAGTATTGAATCGGTGTAAATGCCAGGACTCGGGCGCCGGAGCGAAAACAGAAGGTTGTAGAAAATTCAGATCTTTTAAGAAATTGCTTGACATCTAATGGATCAACTTGTAAAATAGAGTAATAGAGTATTATTAACCGGAATTTGTGAGGGCAGATCTGTAGATAGCGCTAATTAAACAAGTACTGATCCTACTTCTACCTAAATTGTAATTATTTTTATGATCAAAACATCCTATATAATTTGCTTGCATTTAATCTTGTTCCAAACGGCTTTTTCAGCGAATGGACATTTAACAGGAAAGATTACCGATCGTGAAACTGGAAAGCCACTCATTGGAGCCTTGGTAACGATCAACCCACCAAAATTGAATGCCAAAAGCAATCAAGACGGAATTTACCTGGTTTCCAATATACCTGGCGGTAAATACACAATTGTGCTATCACATACAGGTTACCATGATGTAAGCCTGTCAGATATCCTTATCAACTCAGGAGAAACCACAACCATAGATACCTCTCTGCTTGCGATTCGTGTCGAAATGAATCCGTATACTGTAAGTGCATCTAAACGGCGGGAGAAATTATTGGAATCGCCGGCCCATGTTATCGTTATAGATGATATAGAAATTGAAAGCCGTACGGTTTTAACACCATCTGAACACTTAAAAACGATGCCGGCGCTTGATGTTGCAACAACTGGAATTAATCAATCGCTTGTTGTAGTACGAGGGTTCAATAATGTTTTTTCCGGTGCCCTATTGTCGCTAGTTGACTATCGTATTGCCAGAGTTCCATCCTTACGAGTTAATATCTACCATTGGATCCCAATTATTAATGAAGATTTGGAACGGATTGAAGTCGTTCTCGGACCTGGATCCGCTTTGTATGGTCCAAATAGTGCCAATGGTGTAATGCATATGTTCACCAAGTCGCCTTTTGATTCGGAGGGAACAAGGATCAGTATAGCAGGTGGCGAACGTAAAATTTTTATGGGTTCTTATCGACACGCTGGAAGTGTTAATAAGCGATTTGGTTATAAGATTTCAGGTCAATATTACCAGGGTATGGATTGGCTATATAACGATCCGGAAGAGCCGGAAAAAATTCTGAAGGCAAAGCAAACAAGTTCTGGCCGGATAGTAATAGGGGATAGTATTGATAATTCAAGGAATTTTGATGTTGAAAAGCTTTCCATAGATGCACGACTTGATTTTAACTTGAAGGATGATATGAAATTTATAGTTAATGGGGGATTCAACAAATCCAGTAATTTAGAGCTTACGGGTATTGGCGCGGTGCAAGTTATAGATTGGACATATAGTTACGCGCAAGCGCGTTTTTCCTATAAAGACCTGTTTATGCAAGGATATATCAATTTTAGTAATGCTGGCAATACCTATGTATTGCGAACAGGCGAATTAATCGTTGACAAATCCAAACTTTTGGCTGGCCAGGTACAACACGGGGCCTCGCTGGGTAACCAACAACATTTTATCTACGGGTTGGATATTTTATTAACCCAACCTAATACAGGCCACACAATAAATGGGCGCAATGAAAATAAAGATAGCATCAATGAAATTGGCGTCTATTTACAATCAGAAACCAATCTGAACTCAAAAGTGAAGTTGGTTGCAGCCTCACGCATAGATCACCACAACCGGCTTGATAATTTGGTTTTTTCACCACGTCTTGCGCTTATTTACAAACCAACTACAAACCAGAACCTTCGGTTAACCTTTAACCGCGCTTTCGATACACCATCTAGTAACAACCTTTACCTGGATATCCTGAGTCAGGAAGATCCGTTTGGCTTGAAGGCAATAAGTCCAGATTCTAAAATTGACATTCGAGTTCAGGGTGTACCTGTGGGTGGATTTCAATTTAGAAGAAGCGCTGACGGTCGACCAAAATTTCGTTCTCCCTTTGCTTCTTTAATTGGATTAACCACTTCAGACTTTATTGAACTGGATGATCCATTATTTTCTAATGTTATGTGGAACGTAGGGCGGGGTGTGGTTCTCAGCAAATTTGAAGGTCAGCTTGCCGAAATGGTTGCAAGCGTTATTCCGCTTGAGTTAAATTCGACAATTCCAAATGTTTTATCTATTCTTAATCCAGCTTCTACGTCGACTCCCTTTAATCCGGTCAATGATGTTGTTGAAATTGAAACTCTCAAACCCAGCATAAAGCAAACTATAGAATTTGGCTATAAAGAAATATTGGGGAACAAATTATTGATCACAGTAGATTTTTACCATTCGGTTTTCAAAAACTTCATCGCACCCCTCAATGTCGAAACACCAAATGTATTTTTGGATGGCACATCATTAAGCACAGAGCTTAGGCAGGCAATTAGTACACTCTATGCAGTCAGTGATGCTGTCACACAAGCTACATTAACCGCATCATTTGACGATCCGGGAAGGGGTGGAAATGGCAATGGCACACCTGTTGACGAAATCACAGACCTATTTGCGACAAATATTGCAAAGATCCCCTTTGGTACTGTAACACCCGAACAAGCTTTCGATCCAACTGCTATTATGCTGACTTATCGTAATTTCGGAAACATCTCTTTATCTGGAGCTGATTTTGGTTTCATCTATTATTTAAATCCCAATTGGTCTTTTACTGGTAATTATTCCTTTGTCTCCGATGATTTCTTTCCAAAATCAGATTCTCAACCCCATAATATCTCTTTGAATGCACCCAAAAATAAGTTTAGTGCCAGTATTCAATATGAAAATCCAAAAACCAGATTTGGCGGAGAGCTGCGCTTTCGGAAGATCTATAGCTTCCCGGTAAATTCGAACGTTTATATAGGTACTGTTGATGCATATACAATTCTAGACTTAAATTTAACCTATCAATTACCCTCTTCTAATCATACCAGGCTGTCTCTAACAATTCAGAACCTCACAAATAATAAGCATATTGAAATGATTGGAGCCCCTGAAATAGGGCGGTTGGCCTTATTGCGTATAAACCAATCTTTTTAATTATTGAAAAAGTCAAAAAAAATAAATAGAACTTAATTAACCTGGATAATTCATGGATCATGTTTTTAAGTTTAAAACATCCAATGTCATCCCGTCGCGCAGGATGCTGGAGAGTGTCGTTCCCGAATGCTTTCATGCTGTCCGAGAACCCCAAAAATGTCACCGCCGAGTGCTTACCCGTTAAAATCGTACGGGCACAAGTTTATCGGGGTTCTATGGGCCTGTGTACAAGATTCCCGATAATCCCGCCCAGGCGGGACGGGAATGACAGTTTTATAAACCAGTGACAAAGTTTATGAATAGATCAAGTTAATCAATCTATATTAAACGATTTGTAGACATAAAATAAAGGGAAATCATTTACTTGAAAATCTGCCCGAAATGTCACAAAGAATATCCTTTTGAAGCTAAACTTTGTTCCGTTGATGGAACTATCCTTATAGTGCAGGATAAACTAATCGGTAAAACCATTGATGGCCGCTACCAGATTGTAGAGAAGATTGGTGAGGGTGGGATGGGGGTTGTCTATAAGGTGCGACAGATTTACCTCGATGAATTTTTTGCTCTCAAGATAATTCTCCAAGATTTAGCTAAAGATCCTGAGTTTATTGAGCGATTCAGAAAAGAAGCCAAAACCGCTGTTCGAATCAATCATCCCAATGCCATTATCATTCATGATTTTGGTGTGACAGAGGACGGCCTTTTGTTCCTCTCGATGGAATACCTGGAAAGTCCGGATTTAAGCAAACTTATCAAAGCATATCCTAATGGTATGCCATTAGAAGTGGTTTTAGAGATTACTAACCAACTTTGCTCGGTGCTTTCAACCGTGCATCAAAAGGGTATTATTCATCGTGATCTAAAGCCAGCAAATATAATGGTAGCCGTTGAGGAAGACAAACCCATCCATGTAAAAGTGCTGGATTTTGGTTTGGCAAAAGCTGCCGGTCAAACAAGGCTAACCAAAACAAACACAACTTTAGGTACAGTCGCTTATATGTCTCCAGAGCAAGCTAGAGGTGAAGAAGTTGATCACCGAAGCGACATTTTCTCCGTTGGCATCATATTATATGAGATGCTTACCGGGCAATTACCGTTTAAAGGTGATTATGCACACGCCGTACTGTATTCGATTTTGAACGAAGAACCGGACTTAATAACCAATATAAGACCTGATATTCCTTTAGAATTGCAACAAATTGTAAATAAGGCTATGCAAAAGCAACCGGAAAATCGCTATCAAAGTGTTGAAGCATTAGCCGCAGATTTAGAAGTCATATCAAAACTGATTAAAGATGATAGATCAAAATACAAAGATGATCTTCTCCCGAGTCTAAGCACACCAGCAACCACACCGAAAGAATCCATTATAAAGCAAAAACCGAAATTTAAAGAAAGGATACGGATATTCAACAATATATGGATATGGAGTTCCGGAATTTTGATAGGATTATTACTAGTAATTTTTTTATTTTGGCCGGAAAAAGAGAATTTCAATTTCCAGGCAAGGCAATACACACTGTTTAAGCTGGCAGGTGATTCTTTATCTGCACTCGGTAAGTATTATGAAGCCTTAGTCAGGTATGATTCTGCTATGACCTATAAACCAAATGACCTCTACGTTTCTAGTCAAAAAGATTCCATAAACCAAATGTTAAGTGATGAAGAAGAAGAATCTGAAACGGAAAGAAAATATACGCTATATAAAAATGAAGGAGATGCTTTATTTCAACAAGGGGACTATAATGAATCAAATCGTAAGTATAAAGCAGCTTTAATTCATAAACCTGGAGATGCTTATCTTCTTAGTAAAATAGAAGAGACGAAGCAAAGAATTGCTGATGGCAAAGCGAAAGTAGACAATGAAAAGCGGTATACACAATTTAAGGATGAAGGAGATTCATTATTTCAAACAAAGGACTATATTGATTCCAGACGTATGTACCAGGCTGCTATTTCGCTAAAACCAGGAGTTAGTTATTTAGCAGATAAGATTGAAGAGATAAACCAAATAATTGGTGAAGAAACTGCAAAAGCAGAGAAAGATAAGCTGTTTATGCAATTTAAGACCAAAGGTGATTCTCTATTTCAATCGCAAAAATATCTTGAAGCTAAATTGATATATATGGAAGCTTTAAAATTAAAAGATAATGATCCTTATACAATACAAAAAATTCAGGAGTGTACTGCTTTAATTGCTAAAAAAACTCCGGTTTCTCCACAAGAAGAAATGCCCATCGTGCCACTTGCACTACTCACGGAAAAACCCGTATTTTTAAACAAAGTCAAACCAGACTACCCACGATTAGCAAAGAGAGCGGGAATTAAAGGTAAGGTTCTAGTACGTGTCTTAATAGATACAAAAGGTAATGTCGAAAAGGTAGAGATTCTTGAGTCGCATCCAACTTTTGATAAAGAAGCAAGAGCGGCCGCTAGGCAATGTAAATTTAAACCAGGCAAGCAAGGTAATAAATTTGTTAGAACGTGGTTTCTAATTGATTTTGAATGGTAATAGATTTATCGAATTATCTTATTGAATCATAGGTATAAGACTACATTTCAAATATTCATTTCAGTAATTTACATATAAAGATAATTTTAATGTTGAAGCAGATTTTTGAATTAGGTAAACTCGTACTCGCCGCGACTGATATTGAGCGTGTATTAGAATTATCGATGGACTATGCAATTGAAATTTCCGCCGCCGAAAGAGGTATGATTATTCTTTTTGATGTGAAAGGTGATATCCAATTTGAAAGCGCCCGGAACCTCAACAAAGAAGATATAGAAAATCCACCATTCGAAATTAGTAGGACAATAATTAATGATGTTATGTCAGGAGGAGAACCGATATGTATTGCCAATGTTCTGGATGATCCCAAGTTTCAAAGTAGCCGA contains:
- a CDS encoding transposase, with amino-acid sequence MNAKEKAVFIKEINCEPEHVHALISLSADQSISKALQLLKGESSHWINDNKLAETKFGWQDEYFAVSVSESQIEKIITTIRNQEEHHKRKSYIEECDEFFKKYGFDNIKQMSLG
- a CDS encoding type II toxin-antitoxin system MqsA family antitoxin; translated protein: MSKTKCHYCGSEQYEERRIEYLYSHKGKYLLVPNTPVEFCLDCGMIYYDAVVLKEIEKQFFAIHNNSEEPDQYIEMPTKAYAH
- a CDS encoding TonB-dependent receptor, encoding MFQTAFSANGHLTGKITDRETGKPLIGALVTINPPKLNAKSNQDGIYLVSNIPGGKYTIVLSHTGYHDVSLSDILINSGETTTIDTSLLAIRVEMNPYTVSASKRREKLLESPAHVIVIDDIEIESRTVLTPSEHLKTMPALDVATTGINQSLVVVRGFNNVFSGALLSLVDYRIARVPSLRVNIYHWIPIINEDLERIEVVLGPGSALYGPNSANGVMHMFTKSPFDSEGTRISIAGGERKIFMGSYRHAGSVNKRFGYKISGQYYQGMDWLYNDPEEPEKILKAKQTSSGRIVIGDSIDNSRNFDVEKLSIDARLDFNLKDDMKFIVNGGFNKSSNLELTGIGAVQVIDWTYSYAQARFSYKDLFMQGYINFSNAGNTYVLRTGELIVDKSKLLAGQVQHGASLGNQQHFIYGLDILLTQPNTGHTINGRNENKDSINEIGVYLQSETNLNSKVKLVAASRIDHHNRLDNLVFSPRLALIYKPTTNQNLRLTFNRAFDTPSSNNLYLDILSQEDPFGLKAISPDSKIDIRVQGVPVGGFQFRRSADGRPKFRSPFASLIGLTTSDFIELDDPLFSNVMWNVGRGVVLSKFEGQLAEMVASVIPLELNSTIPNVLSILNPASTSTPFNPVNDVVEIETLKPSIKQTIEFGYKEILGNKLLITVDFYHSVFKNFIAPLNVETPNVFLDGTSLSTELRQAISTLYAVSDAVTQATLTASFDDPGRGGNGNGTPVDEITDLFATNIAKIPFGTVTPEQAFDPTAIMLTYRNFGNISLSGADFGFIYYLNPNWSFTGNYSFVSDDFFPKSDSQPHNISLNAPKNKFSASIQYENPKTRFGGELRFRKIYSFPVNSNVYIGTVDAYTILDLNLTYQLPSSNHTRLSLTIQNLTNNKHIEMIGAPEIGRLALLRINQSF
- a CDS encoding TonB family protein is translated as MKICPKCHKEYPFEAKLCSVDGTILIVQDKLIGKTIDGRYQIVEKIGEGGMGVVYKVRQIYLDEFFALKIILQDLAKDPEFIERFRKEAKTAVRINHPNAIIIHDFGVTEDGLLFLSMEYLESPDLSKLIKAYPNGMPLEVVLEITNQLCSVLSTVHQKGIIHRDLKPANIMVAVEEDKPIHVKVLDFGLAKAAGQTRLTKTNTTLGTVAYMSPEQARGEEVDHRSDIFSVGIILYEMLTGQLPFKGDYAHAVLYSILNEEPDLITNIRPDIPLELQQIVNKAMQKQPENRYQSVEALAADLEVISKLIKDDRSKYKDDLLPSLSTPATTPKESIIKQKPKFKERIRIFNNIWIWSSGILIGLLLVIFLFWPEKENFNFQARQYTLFKLAGDSLSALGKYYEALVRYDSAMTYKPNDLYVSSQKDSINQMLSDEEEESETERKYTLYKNEGDALFQQGDYNESNRKYKAALIHKPGDAYLLSKIEETKQRIADGKAKVDNEKRYTQFKDEGDSLFQTKDYIDSRRMYQAAISLKPGVSYLADKIEEINQIIGEETAKAEKDKLFMQFKTKGDSLFQSQKYLEAKLIYMEALKLKDNDPYTIQKIQECTALIAKKTPVSPQEEMPIVPLALLTEKPVFLNKVKPDYPRLAKRAGIKGKVLVRVLIDTKGNVEKVEILESHPTFDKEARAAARQCKFKPGKQGNKFVRTWFLIDFEW